The following are from one region of the Paraglaciecola sp. L1A13 genome:
- the arcA gene encoding two-component system response regulator ArcA, whose amino-acid sequence MLTPNILIVEDEVVTRTTLKSLFEAEGYNVFEAENGSEMHDFFENHAINLVIMDINLPGKNGLILAREVRDRKNIGLIFLTGRDNDVDRILGLEIGADDYITKPFNPRELTIRARNLLTRTLNNAEDDDLPSRVSFNGWILDSDSRSLISPSKKEFRLPRSEFRALHLFLSNPGKILTREQLIMEMTGRELRPNDRTVDVTIRRIRKHFESEINADELIVTIHGEGYRFCGTVDV is encoded by the coding sequence ATGCTGACGCCCAATATTTTGATTGTAGAAGATGAGGTTGTTACCAGAACAACTCTTAAAAGTTTGTTTGAAGCAGAAGGCTACAATGTCTTCGAAGCTGAAAACGGCAGTGAGATGCACGATTTTTTTGAAAATCATGCAATAAACTTAGTTATTATGGACATTAACTTACCCGGCAAAAATGGTTTGATTTTGGCCCGTGAAGTTCGTGACCGCAAAAATATCGGTCTGATATTTTTAACTGGTCGTGACAATGATGTAGACCGTATCCTAGGACTGGAAATTGGCGCTGACGATTATATTACTAAGCCGTTCAACCCACGTGAGTTGACGATTAGAGCAAGAAACTTATTAACGCGTACATTAAATAACGCTGAAGATGATGACTTGCCAAGCCGGGTTAGCTTTAATGGCTGGATATTAGATAGCGACAGTCGTAGTTTAATTTCGCCCAGCAAAAAAGAGTTCAGATTGCCGCGCAGTGAATTTAGAGCGTTACACTTGTTCTTGAGTAACCCTGGAAAAATTCTGACTCGTGAGCAATTGATTATGGAAATGACGGGTCGTGAATTACGTCCGAATGACCGTACGGTAGACGTTACAATCCGTCGTATCCGTAAGCACTTCGAGTCAGAGATTAATGCTGATGAATTAATCGTGACCATCCACGGTGAAGGTTATCGATTCTGCGGTACCGTCGACGTATAA
- the upp gene encoding uracil phosphoribosyltransferase: MSVKEINHPLVQHKLGLMREAGISSKNFRELASEVGNLLTYEATRELETETVEINGWNDEPILVKKIKGKKITIVPILRAGLGMLDGVMQLIPNAKVSVVGLYRDEETLQPVAYFDKVVKDVDERTALIVDPMLATGGTLIATIDLLKQKGCQHIMGLFLVAAPEGIKAVMNKHPDVDIYTAAVDEKLNEQGYILPGLGDAGDKIFGTR, translated from the coding sequence GTGTCAGTTAAAGAAATCAATCATCCCTTGGTTCAACATAAATTAGGCTTAATGCGCGAAGCCGGTATTAGTAGTAAAAATTTCAGAGAGCTCGCCAGTGAAGTCGGCAACTTACTAACTTATGAAGCAACGCGAGAGTTAGAAACGGAAACGGTGGAAATAAACGGCTGGAACGATGAGCCTATCCTAGTAAAGAAAATCAAAGGTAAAAAAATCACGATTGTACCTATTTTACGGGCAGGCCTTGGCATGTTAGACGGCGTAATGCAGCTTATTCCTAATGCGAAGGTAAGTGTAGTTGGCTTATATCGCGATGAAGAAACACTACAGCCAGTCGCTTACTTTGACAAAGTGGTAAAAGACGTTGATGAGCGCACAGCACTGATCGTCGACCCAATGCTCGCGACAGGCGGCACACTCATCGCAACGATTGATTTGCTCAAACAAAAAGGGTGTCAGCATATAATGGGGTTATTCTTGGTCGCAGCGCCAGAAGGTATTAAAGCCGTTATGAACAAACACCCAGATGTAGATATTTACACCGCTGCGGTGGACGAAAAGCTTAACGAGCAAGGTTATATTTTACCGGGATTGGGCGATGCTGGCGATAAAATATTCGGTACCCGTTAA
- a CDS encoding ACP phosphodiesterase has product MNYIAHIHLAKHTHTSLVGNFLGDFIKGSVLDDLPLNLQHGIRLHRHIDVYTDSHPIVLALKSDFPKSIRRYAGIVLDVYFDHLLIQHWQQFSSPALEKNQLFSEFYQNLAQLDMDISPHFSRVRSGLLTHQWLADYHELSACLRAMHAIENRFSRKLQFAEQAIIYITANEHQLKQSFLHFYPDLLGHSERFVSKLER; this is encoded by the coding sequence ATGAACTATATTGCACATATCCACCTCGCCAAACATACGCATACCAGCTTGGTAGGTAATTTTCTGGGTGATTTTATAAAGGGCAGTGTGTTAGACGATCTGCCTTTAAATCTGCAGCATGGCATCCGCTTGCATCGCCATATCGATGTATATACTGACTCACATCCGATTGTGCTTGCGTTAAAAAGTGACTTTCCTAAATCGATTCGTCGCTATGCAGGTATTGTGCTTGATGTATATTTCGATCATTTATTGATACAGCACTGGCAACAATTTTCTAGCCCTGCGTTGGAAAAAAATCAGCTATTCAGTGAGTTTTATCAAAACTTGGCACAATTAGATATGGATATAAGTCCCCATTTCTCGCGGGTTAGAAGCGGGCTTTTAACGCATCAATGGTTAGCAGATTATCACGAGTTAAGTGCATGCTTGCGTGCTATGCATGCCATTGAGAATCGCTTCTCACGTAAACTTCAATTCGCTGAACAAGCCATTATATATATCACTGCAAATGAGCATCAGTTAAAACAGTCTTTTTTACATTTTTATCCTGATTTACTTGGGCACAGTGAGCGGTTTGTCAGTAAACTTGAAAGATAG
- a CDS encoding protein-disulfide reductase DsbD, whose protein sequence is MKLIQSFSVFMLMLLWSCANAAQTNSFDSLFSDEPEFLKVEQAFVFDFVQNNDELIVTWDVADGYYLYQQQFKAVAKNATLAEPIFPQGEMKEDEFFDEPQEVYHHRVSITYPILQSEDDSVVKIRYQGCAEAGLCYPPTTQVVYLNAVAGVTTDQSGAAAQKTDASTSVSQQFELVDLLTGEQSLVWVLLIFLALGVGLAFTPCVFPMYPILSGIVIGQGKGISTSRAFILSFVYVQGMALTYSLLGLVVASAGVKFQAALQHPAILGALIVIFVLLALVMFGAYELQLPSRWQEKLNGMSNKQKSGSYFGVLLMGAISGLVASPCTTAPLTGILLYIAQSGDLLLGFSALYALSLGMGIPLILFGITGGKLLPKAGAWMNIVKVTFGFMMLAVALMFVERLVNHVVTDIAWAILGLVTFSYFFVMNQASQVSFAKGARALVIFVGLFASAMYGYQVLFSQTSAVHNQVQQSHPTFDVVKDLNDFEQKLAAANAQGKTVMVDLYADWCVACKEFEKYTFPDADVVEALGNTVWMQIDLTDNTATNIAFQDHFSILGLPTILFFDTQGNEISGSRVTGFMQAPAFANHVNSIL, encoded by the coding sequence ATGAAGTTAATCCAATCGTTCTCAGTGTTTATGCTGATGTTGCTGTGGTCATGTGCTAACGCAGCCCAGACTAATTCCTTTGATTCTCTGTTTAGCGATGAGCCAGAATTTTTAAAAGTTGAACAAGCATTCGTGTTTGATTTTGTGCAAAACAACGATGAGCTTATCGTTACTTGGGACGTGGCTGATGGCTATTACCTGTATCAGCAGCAATTTAAAGCGGTAGCAAAAAATGCCACTTTAGCAGAACCTATTTTCCCCCAAGGGGAAATGAAAGAAGATGAATTCTTTGATGAACCTCAAGAGGTCTATCATCATCGTGTGTCTATAACCTATCCGATCTTGCAGTCAGAAGATGATTCCGTCGTAAAAATCCGTTATCAAGGCTGTGCAGAAGCCGGCTTATGCTACCCCCCGACGACCCAAGTGGTGTATCTGAATGCCGTCGCGGGCGTGACAACTGATCAGTCTGGGGCTGCGGCTCAAAAAACTGACGCAAGTACGTCTGTCTCACAGCAATTTGAATTAGTTGACTTACTTACCGGTGAACAAAGCCTAGTATGGGTGTTATTGATTTTCTTGGCCTTAGGGGTGGGGCTTGCATTCACTCCTTGCGTATTTCCCATGTACCCCATTTTATCCGGCATTGTGATTGGCCAAGGTAAAGGAATAAGCACTTCAAGAGCCTTTATTCTCTCATTTGTTTATGTGCAGGGTATGGCATTGACTTACTCTTTATTGGGCTTGGTTGTGGCATCGGCCGGAGTGAAATTTCAAGCCGCCTTACAACATCCTGCAATTTTAGGTGCATTAATCGTTATTTTTGTACTGCTAGCTCTGGTGATGTTTGGTGCCTACGAATTGCAGTTACCGTCACGATGGCAAGAAAAGCTCAACGGTATGAGCAATAAACAAAAAAGCGGAAGCTATTTTGGGGTGTTGCTTATGGGCGCTATATCGGGTCTTGTTGCTTCGCCTTGCACCACAGCACCACTGACGGGGATCCTATTATATATTGCACAAAGCGGAGACCTGCTACTGGGATTTAGTGCGTTATATGCATTAAGTTTAGGCATGGGCATACCGTTAATTTTATTTGGTATTACCGGTGGCAAACTGCTACCCAAAGCTGGTGCGTGGATGAACATAGTTAAAGTCACTTTTGGCTTTATGATGCTAGCGGTGGCTTTAATGTTCGTAGAGCGCTTAGTGAATCACGTTGTAACAGATATTGCTTGGGCAATATTAGGTTTAGTCACGTTTAGTTATTTCTTTGTGATGAATCAAGCTAGCCAAGTTAGTTTTGCCAAAGGCGCGCGAGCGCTGGTGATATTTGTGGGTTTATTCGCATCTGCCATGTACGGCTATCAGGTACTGTTCTCACAAACATCGGCTGTTCATAATCAGGTTCAACAGAGTCATCCTACTTTTGACGTGGTCAAAGATTTAAACGACTTCGAGCAAAAATTGGCTGCTGCTAATGCGCAAGGTAAAACGGTAATGGTCGATTTATACGCAGACTGGTGCGTAGCATGCAAAGAGTTTGAAAAGTATACCTTTCCAGATGCCGACGTGGTTGAAGCGCTTGGTAATACAGTATGGATGCAAATAGATTTAACAGATAATACCGCGACCAATATTGCGTTTCAGGATCATTTTTCAATTCTGGGGTTACCGACGATTTTGTTTTTTGATACCCAAGGCAACGAGATAAGTGGTTCGCGGGTAACGGGTTTTATGCAGGCTCCTGCATTTGCTAATCATGTGAATAGTATTTTATAA
- a CDS encoding FxsA family protein: MGKLFLLFVLIPIVEISLLISVGEKIGGWNTVAIVIATALIGSYIVRQQGLTTLINAQQKMQQGEIPGQEVAEGLLLVIAGVMLVTPGFVTDFIGFLFCLPMTRPLIAKGLLSKLQMQVVSQAQGGFNAQQGSANRSANDDIIEGEFERKDEYKADTERLDKPD, from the coding sequence TTGGGTAAATTATTCTTATTGTTTGTATTGATACCGATCGTTGAAATATCATTATTGATAAGTGTCGGTGAGAAAATTGGCGGATGGAATACCGTCGCAATCGTCATTGCTACGGCGTTGATTGGCTCGTATATAGTACGCCAACAAGGCTTAACCACGCTTATTAATGCGCAGCAGAAAATGCAACAGGGCGAGATCCCAGGTCAAGAAGTTGCTGAAGGCTTACTGTTGGTTATTGCGGGTGTGATGCTAGTGACTCCTGGCTTCGTAACAGATTTTATCGGATTTTTATTCTGCTTACCTATGACCCGTCCACTCATTGCCAAAGGCTTATTATCAAAGCTTCAAATGCAAGTAGTGAGTCAGGCACAAGGTGGTTTTAATGCTCAGCAGGGATCGGCCAACCGTTCAGCGAATGATGACATCATTGAAGGTGAATTCGAGCGCAAAGATGAATACAAGGCTGATACAGAGCGTTTAGACAAACCTGACTAA
- a CDS encoding sensor histidine kinase: MDAKSNFLSIKSLIIWVVMAITSLALLMATCINLYGQISSYRQQLISNVNIFSELISRNAVSTIDDELNFNEERNLSSLSASDILENVHIYRFVEDGKLEFFASYNKDGVAPVNAKFDRVDSLSTPTIDGSTVEIIREIKQDNGKLLGYTYVRASADGLERLISRSIVIAVGVLLLSLLLCFLLTLKLQSAITGPISNLSHLVQRISRHKDYSGRAKPSGVKELDILGEAFNAMMQRTQEHLQRQNEAEEEYRRLNSSLEEKVTQRTLALKEANSELIQTLEKLHQFQRQMVQNEKMASLGDMVAGVAHEVNTPIGLGVTASTMMLDRLATMEKDFENKTLKASSLSKFITEGQENLNIIYRNLNRAAELISSFKQVAVDQSSELDRVFSFSKLMDEILLSMRPKLKSMKHVINVQCPENLYIESKAGPINQIIINLIMNSIIHGFESKDQGVINITISLVAQRKIKIVFTDDGAGIPEYLRKRIFDPFVTTKRGQGGSGLGMHLVYNLITQALNGSISLTSEEGQGVEFTILFPVKKATQSTSHLN; encoded by the coding sequence ATGGATGCTAAAAGTAACTTTTTGTCGATTAAAAGCCTGATTATTTGGGTTGTAATGGCGATTACTTCGTTGGCACTGCTTATGGCTACATGCATTAATTTGTATGGCCAAATTAGCAGTTATCGTCAGCAACTGATTAGCAACGTCAATATTTTTTCTGAACTTATCAGCCGTAATGCAGTATCTACCATCGATGATGAGTTGAATTTCAATGAAGAGCGTAATCTAAGCAGTCTCAGTGCCTCCGATATCCTGGAAAACGTGCATATTTATCGTTTTGTGGAAGATGGAAAATTAGAATTTTTTGCCAGTTATAACAAAGACGGTGTTGCCCCAGTGAATGCCAAATTTGATCGCGTTGACTCTTTATCTACGCCCACTATTGACGGCAGTACGGTCGAAATTATCCGAGAAATTAAACAAGATAACGGGAAATTGTTAGGTTATACGTACGTACGTGCTTCTGCTGATGGCCTTGAGCGTTTAATATCGCGCTCGATAGTTATTGCGGTTGGGGTTTTACTGCTATCGTTACTGTTGTGTTTTTTGCTGACGCTCAAATTACAGAGTGCGATTACCGGACCCATTAGCAATTTATCCCATTTAGTTCAACGAATTTCTCGTCATAAAGATTATTCTGGGCGAGCCAAGCCCAGCGGTGTAAAAGAGCTGGATATTTTAGGTGAAGCCTTCAATGCCATGATGCAACGCACGCAAGAGCACTTGCAGCGTCAAAACGAAGCTGAAGAAGAATATCGCCGACTTAATAGTAGCCTTGAAGAAAAAGTGACTCAGCGCACTCTTGCACTAAAAGAAGCAAACAGTGAGCTGATACAGACCTTAGAGAAGCTCCATCAGTTTCAACGCCAAATGGTGCAAAATGAAAAAATGGCCTCACTGGGCGATATGGTTGCTGGGGTCGCGCATGAGGTAAACACCCCAATCGGACTTGGCGTGACAGCATCAACCATGATGTTAGATCGGTTAGCGACGATGGAAAAAGATTTCGAGAACAAAACGTTAAAAGCCAGTTCGTTATCTAAATTTATTACCGAGGGGCAAGAAAACCTAAATATCATTTATCGCAACTTAAATCGTGCCGCCGAGTTGATCTCCAGTTTTAAACAGGTAGCGGTAGACCAATCATCTGAGTTAGACCGTGTTTTCTCATTTTCGAAATTAATGGATGAAATTCTGTTATCGATGCGGCCTAAATTGAAAAGCATGAAGCATGTAATTAACGTGCAATGCCCAGAAAATTTATATATTGAATCGAAAGCTGGGCCCATCAATCAAATTATTATTAATCTTATTATGAATTCCATTATTCATGGTTTTGAAAGTAAAGACCAAGGTGTGATAAACATTACAATAAGTTTGGTGGCACAGCGCAAGATTAAAATTGTGTTTACTGATGATGGTGCTGGTATCCCTGAATATTTGCGCAAGCGTATTTTCGACCCATTCGTGACAACCAAACGTGGACAAGGTGGCAGCGGTTTAGGGATGCATTTAGTTTATAATCTGATTACTCAGGCTTTAAACGGCTCAATTTCACTTACTAGTGAAGAAGGTCAGGGCGTTGAATTCACTATATTATTTCCCGTTAAAAAAGCCACACAGAGTACATCTCATTTGAACTAA
- a CDS encoding alpha/beta hydrolase, producing the protein MINHNICIKILFSSLLLRRLSAVLFLTSLCFNAQGTTERVITLDNSLQATHTSAVGAAKGSVLLIHGWAGNMDEVGDMYKRLAAQLAEHHIASLRINIRGESERESTGYRLTSTFASRITDAETGLAFLRQQYSDKPTGVVGFSLGGSTTIRLMGLHPADINSVVLWSSAGDPSLVGQSILSPEQMRHVLETGEVKVPTWKTLTVTKEHVLGMMGYDIYQNLSAYKGPLLSIRGSEDYVKPIEKTLFPLTSSALAEARVLQGADHIFDTYNPKSHYDERVIKQTLQWLIDTL; encoded by the coding sequence ATGATTAATCACAACATTTGCATAAAAATCTTATTTAGCAGCCTGTTACTTAGGCGGTTAAGTGCCGTCCTGTTTTTGACCAGTTTATGCTTCAATGCCCAAGGGACTACTGAACGAGTTATTACCTTGGACAATTCATTACAGGCTACGCATACATCAGCAGTGGGGGCGGCAAAGGGCAGCGTATTGTTAATCCACGGTTGGGCTGGGAATATGGATGAAGTGGGCGATATGTATAAACGCTTAGCGGCGCAGTTAGCTGAGCATCATATTGCGTCCCTTAGAATCAATATACGCGGAGAGAGCGAACGTGAAAGTACTGGATATCGGTTGACCAGCACTTTCGCTTCTCGCATTACTGACGCCGAGACAGGGCTGGCATTTTTGCGACAGCAGTACAGTGATAAGCCAACAGGGGTGGTCGGCTTCAGTTTAGGAGGCTCTACCACGATCAGATTGATGGGCTTACATCCAGCAGATATTAACAGCGTTGTGCTCTGGTCTAGTGCTGGCGACCCATCGCTGGTAGGGCAAAGTATTTTGTCGCCAGAGCAAATGCGTCACGTACTTGAAACAGGTGAAGTGAAAGTGCCAACATGGAAAACACTGACGGTCACCAAAGAACATGTTTTAGGGATGATGGGTTACGATATTTACCAAAATTTAAGCGCTTATAAGGGACCATTGCTATCAATTCGAGGCAGTGAGGACTATGTTAAACCGATTGAGAAAACCCTATTCCCATTAACGTCATCCGCGCTTGCTGAAGCGCGAGTGCTGCAAGGCGCAGATCATATCTTCGATACGTATAATCCAAAAAGTCATTATGACGAGCGCGTAATCAAACAAACACTACAGTGGTTAATCGATACCTTATAA